A single Arthrobacter sp. ERGS1:01 DNA region contains:
- a CDS encoding transporter substrate-binding domain-containing protein, whose amino-acid sequence MTKFFKLAAAAAIGTLALSGCSGAGTDNVGAGNSKTPKDLVNAGQVTMCIDPEYPPLEYYADGSGGDIIGFDADAGRALADYWGVKVKYEVTSFDGLMPGLQSGRCDMILGGLYTSAARLQVADAAPIMNAGPAALAAPGLAGELKSKLDLCGRKVVAQSASSNAATVAAMGDQCKAAGKPAPSLSEYPKTSDTVLAVLNGKADVLVETNVAAAYMVTQNKGKLALAAQVFEPDTTFGVFSKKGGPLSPEIASAFKTLHTDGTLAKIATKYNLAPTILDVK is encoded by the coding sequence ATGACGAAATTCTTCAAGCTCGCCGCTGCTGCAGCCATCGGCACTTTGGCCCTTTCCGGCTGCTCCGGCGCCGGCACCGACAACGTTGGAGCCGGCAACAGCAAGACGCCCAAGGACCTGGTCAACGCCGGCCAGGTCACCATGTGCATCGACCCCGAATACCCGCCGCTGGAGTACTACGCGGACGGTTCCGGCGGCGACATCATCGGCTTCGACGCCGACGCCGGACGCGCCCTGGCCGATTACTGGGGCGTGAAGGTCAAGTACGAGGTCACGTCGTTCGACGGCCTCATGCCCGGCTTGCAAAGCGGCCGCTGCGACATGATCCTCGGCGGGCTGTACACGAGCGCGGCCCGGCTGCAGGTGGCCGACGCGGCCCCCATCATGAACGCCGGCCCCGCCGCACTGGCAGCGCCGGGCCTGGCCGGGGAGCTGAAGTCGAAGCTCGATTTGTGCGGTCGCAAGGTGGTGGCCCAGTCCGCCTCCAGCAATGCCGCAACCGTGGCGGCGATGGGCGACCAGTGCAAGGCCGCCGGCAAGCCCGCGCCGAGCCTTTCCGAATACCCCAAGACCTCCGACACCGTACTGGCGGTACTCAACGGCAAGGCCGACGTCCTGGTCGAAACCAACGTGGCCGCCGCCTACATGGTCACGCAGAACAAGGGAAAGCTGGCCCTGGCCGCCCAGGTCTTCGAGCCCGACACCACCTTCGGCGTTTTCAGCAAGAAGGGCGGGCCGCTGAGCCCCGAGATCGCCTCGGCCTTCAAGACCCTGCACACCGACGGGACGCTGGCAAAGATTGCCACGAAGTACAACCTGGCGCCGACGATCCTGGACGTCAAGTAG
- a CDS encoding NAD-dependent succinate-semialdehyde dehydrogenase has translation MTTTASNPTPSSPAYRVVNPATGVVVEEFATATDAEVEQAITAADTAFQTWRKVPISERAIIVSRIGELFSERKDQLAAIITEEMGKRLAESVGEAEFCTEIFEYFATEGPGLAAAQPIKAFGGASAVIEKLPVGPLLGIMPWNYPYYQVARFAAPNLMLGNTIILKHAENCPRSALAIQQLMLDAGLPAGAYVNVFASHAQIETIIADPRIQGVSLTGSERAGAAVAQIAGKNLKKVVLELGGSDPYIVLDSADVKASARDAFETRMGNAGQACNSNKRMIVMDDIYDDFVAELTAQASRITPGDPAGEEPDTFVPLSSAAAATGLLAQIDDAVAKGAVLHAGGKRVDGPGSYVEPAVLTGITKEMRAYREELFGPAVVVYKVSSDEEAVALANDSDYGLGAAVFSTDEERAKAVARQVQSGMAAVNAAEGEGAGMPFGGVKRSGYGRELGPLGMDEFVNKRLVYVAG, from the coding sequence GTGACCACCACCGCCAGCAACCCCACCCCCTCCTCACCCGCCTACCGCGTGGTGAACCCGGCCACCGGCGTCGTCGTCGAGGAATTCGCCACGGCCACCGACGCCGAGGTGGAGCAGGCCATCACGGCCGCCGACACCGCCTTCCAGACGTGGCGTAAGGTGCCGATCAGTGAACGCGCCATCATTGTCTCCCGCATTGGCGAGCTGTTCAGCGAGCGCAAGGACCAGCTGGCCGCCATCATCACCGAGGAGATGGGCAAGCGCCTGGCCGAATCGGTGGGCGAGGCGGAGTTCTGCACCGAGATCTTCGAGTACTTCGCCACTGAAGGGCCCGGATTGGCCGCCGCCCAACCCATCAAGGCATTTGGCGGCGCCAGCGCCGTCATCGAGAAACTTCCCGTGGGTCCGCTGCTGGGCATCATGCCCTGGAACTACCCGTACTACCAGGTGGCCCGCTTCGCCGCCCCGAACCTCATGCTCGGCAACACCATCATCCTCAAGCATGCCGAAAATTGCCCCCGCTCGGCGCTGGCCATCCAGCAGCTCATGCTCGACGCCGGCCTGCCGGCGGGTGCCTACGTGAACGTGTTCGCCAGCCACGCCCAGATCGAGACGATCATCGCCGATCCCCGCATCCAGGGTGTCTCGCTGACCGGTTCCGAGCGTGCCGGTGCCGCCGTCGCCCAGATCGCCGGGAAGAACCTGAAGAAGGTGGTCCTGGAACTGGGCGGCTCGGATCCGTACATCGTCCTGGACAGCGCCGACGTCAAGGCTTCCGCGCGTGACGCCTTTGAAACGCGCATGGGCAACGCCGGGCAGGCCTGCAATTCCAACAAGCGCATGATCGTCATGGACGACATCTACGACGACTTCGTTGCCGAGCTGACGGCGCAGGCCTCCCGGATCACCCCGGGCGACCCTGCCGGCGAGGAACCCGACACCTTTGTGCCGTTGTCCTCGGCCGCCGCCGCCACCGGCCTGCTCGCCCAGATCGACGACGCCGTGGCCAAGGGCGCCGTGCTGCACGCCGGCGGCAAGCGTGTGGACGGCCCCGGCTCCTACGTGGAACCGGCCGTGCTGACGGGCATCACGAAAGAGATGCGCGCCTACCGCGAGGAGCTTTTCGGCCCGGCCGTGGTGGTCTACAAGGTTTCCAGCGACGAGGAGGCCGTGGCGCTGGCCAACGACTCCGACTACGGGCTCGGCGCCGCCGTGTTCAGCACGGATGAGGAGCGTGCCAAGGCCGTGGCCCGCCAGGTCCAGTCGGGCATGGCAGCCGTCAACGCCGCTGAGGGCGAAGGCGCCGGCATGCCGTTTGGCGGGGTCAAGCGCTCGGGCTACGGCCGCGAGCTTGGCCCGCTGGGCATGGACGAATTCGTCAACAAGCGGCTCGTCTACGTCGCAGGGTAG
- a CDS encoding amino acid ABC transporter ATP-binding protein produces the protein MKTSIDTTREHAMTSQAVLQVRDLHKTYNGNAVLKGVQFEVNKGQVKAVLGPSGSGKSTMLRLMALLEPADSGQILLNGTRIGSRDHRGGTLHLPERQLAVQRQDVGMVFQRFNLFPHLTAVRNVMLGLTSVKGVSHHEARTHAMDMLAKVGLGNRAEHYPSELSGGQQQRVAIARALVLNPSVMLFDEPTSALDPELVGEVLEVMENLAGTGMTMIVVTHEVRFARRVADEVTLFDGGVIVEQADPEQFFENPQHERTRKFLSHVH, from the coding sequence ATGAAGACCTCCATCGACACCACCCGGGAGCACGCCATGACCAGCCAAGCAGTCCTCCAAGTCAGGGACCTGCACAAGACCTACAACGGCAACGCCGTCCTGAAGGGTGTGCAATTCGAGGTCAACAAGGGCCAGGTGAAGGCCGTCCTGGGGCCGTCCGGCTCGGGCAAGTCCACCATGCTGCGCCTCATGGCCCTGCTGGAACCCGCCGATTCCGGCCAGATCCTGCTCAACGGAACCCGGATCGGCAGCCGGGACCACAGGGGAGGCACCCTGCACCTGCCCGAACGCCAGCTGGCCGTCCAACGCCAGGACGTGGGCATGGTGTTCCAGCGCTTCAACCTGTTCCCGCACCTGACGGCCGTCCGCAACGTGATGCTGGGCCTGACCAGCGTCAAGGGCGTTTCCCACCACGAGGCCCGCACCCACGCCATGGACATGCTGGCCAAGGTGGGGCTGGGCAACCGGGCCGAACACTACCCCTCCGAGCTCTCCGGCGGACAGCAGCAGCGCGTCGCGATTGCCCGGGCCCTGGTGCTGAACCCGTCCGTCATGCTCTTCGACGAACCCACCTCCGCCCTCGACCCCGAACTGGTCGGCGAAGTCCTGGAGGTCATGGAGAACCTGGCCGGGACCGGGATGACCATGATCGTGGTGACCCATGAGGTCCGCTTCGCCCGGCGCGTCGCCGACGAGGTCACCTTGTTCGACGGCGGCGTGATCGTCGAACAGGCCGATCCCGAGCAATTCTTTGAAAATCCGCAGCACGAACGAACCAGGAAATTCCTCAGCCATGTCCACTAA
- a CDS encoding Lrp/AsnC family transcriptional regulator — protein sequence MQQLQLDGRASFSDLARAVGSNRTVVAAHVNELLNSGKVRVIAAIHPRVLGLEVLAHLAIKVSGDPGEALAGLDDLDSAVYISETTGTYQIVMEVRMPAMGGLYDTIAYVNGLPTVQEVNVLVYERVIRSLFLGEEPAMDRVALDQTDIDIMRILQRDGRTGFAEIGEAVGASMSTCRSRVLRLLDANIMQVGAIESRSDTSGTIVFGCGMSLAGNESAAVVEHLAGVDGVEFVARTIGRYAMVATIAVGSQRDYNQVVRAIRALRGVKHLETWLHTNILQERYENTLEQLVPHGSR from the coding sequence ATGCAACAGCTCCAGCTGGACGGACGAGCATCCTTCAGCGATTTGGCGAGGGCGGTGGGGAGCAACAGAACCGTTGTGGCGGCCCATGTGAACGAGCTGCTGAACTCCGGCAAGGTGCGGGTCATTGCCGCCATCCACCCGCGCGTGCTGGGACTGGAGGTGCTCGCCCACCTTGCCATCAAGGTTTCCGGCGATCCCGGGGAGGCCCTGGCTGGCCTGGACGACCTCGATTCGGCCGTGTACATTTCCGAAACCACGGGCACGTACCAGATTGTCATGGAGGTGCGCATGCCCGCGATGGGCGGACTCTACGACACCATCGCGTACGTCAACGGGCTGCCCACTGTGCAGGAAGTCAACGTCCTGGTCTACGAGCGCGTGATCCGCAGCCTGTTCCTGGGGGAGGAGCCGGCCATGGACCGCGTGGCACTCGACCAGACCGACATCGACATCATGCGGATCCTGCAGCGTGACGGCCGCACCGGCTTTGCCGAAATCGGCGAGGCCGTGGGCGCCTCCATGAGCACCTGCCGAAGTCGCGTCCTGCGCCTGCTCGATGCCAACATCATGCAGGTGGGCGCCATCGAGAGCCGCAGCGACACCTCGGGGACCATCGTGTTCGGCTGCGGGATGTCATTGGCGGGCAATGAATCCGCCGCCGTCGTGGAGCACCTTGCCGGCGTCGACGGCGTCGAGTTCGTGGCCCGGACCATCGGCCGCTACGCCATGGTTGCCACCATTGCCGTCGGCTCGCAGCGCGACTACAACCAGGTGGTTCGTGCCATCCGGGCACTGCGGGGCGTCAAGCACCTCGAAACGTGGCTGCACACGAACATCCTCCAGGAACGTTATGAGAACACCCTTGAGCAGTTGGTTCCGCACGGCAGCAGGTGA
- a CDS encoding thiamine pyrophosphate-binding protein gives MQTTTEQTNPSDVVPSGETIVNNAGYAILKTLRNYGVDAIFGIPGTHNLEFYRHLAPLGIRPVTTRHEQGAGYGADGWAQQTGLPGVVITTSGPGLLNALSAAGTAYCESRPLIILSPGVPEGEEFADIGSLHETKDSTAAAGAIVEWSRRVHSATEAVAAIHDAFVLFRYGRPRPIHIEVPLNILESLSDCPEELLEAEPLRPGKGAGTAEVQAAANLLRGAVRPVILAGGGSLRARTDLASLAEALQAPVVTTLNGKGALPESHPLSLGSDIRLPAAQELCDGADVLLVVGSKVGESEMWGGKLAPRGKVIRLDILPSQADKNLASDVALIGDAAVVVPQLVAELGTQTRPRAEVAALRETLRNQARALSPELSRIAEEAASVLPANTIVGGDSSQITYLGTASFIPQELPHSFLYTPAYATLGYGLPASIGAKIAAPERPVVCILGDGALMFAVQEMMTAVEQRIDLVVVCVDNGGYAEIRANETDRGITPVGVDLVQPDWAALATAFGGTGRKVASATDFAPMLAQAIDARGLQLLHVPVELFAAATTEN, from the coding sequence GTGCAAACCACCACAGAGCAGACCAATCCAAGCGACGTCGTCCCCAGCGGCGAGACGATCGTGAACAACGCCGGCTACGCCATCCTGAAGACCCTGCGCAACTATGGCGTTGACGCGATCTTCGGCATCCCGGGCACCCACAACCTGGAGTTCTACCGCCACCTGGCACCCCTGGGCATCCGCCCGGTCACCACCCGGCACGAACAAGGTGCCGGGTACGGCGCCGACGGCTGGGCACAGCAGACCGGCCTGCCCGGCGTGGTCATCACCACCTCCGGCCCCGGACTGCTCAACGCGCTTTCCGCTGCGGGCACCGCGTACTGCGAGTCCCGGCCGCTGATCATCCTCTCCCCCGGCGTCCCCGAGGGCGAGGAGTTTGCCGACATCGGGTCCCTGCACGAAACTAAGGATTCGACGGCGGCCGCCGGGGCCATCGTGGAATGGAGCCGGCGCGTCCACTCGGCCACGGAAGCCGTGGCCGCCATCCATGACGCCTTTGTCCTGTTCCGCTACGGCCGTCCCCGCCCGATCCACATCGAGGTGCCGCTGAACATCCTCGAAAGTCTCTCGGACTGCCCGGAGGAACTCCTTGAGGCCGAGCCGCTTCGCCCCGGCAAGGGCGCCGGCACCGCAGAGGTACAGGCGGCTGCGAACCTGCTGCGTGGCGCCGTTCGCCCCGTGATCCTGGCCGGCGGCGGCTCGCTGCGGGCCCGCACCGACTTGGCCAGCCTGGCCGAGGCGCTCCAGGCACCCGTGGTCACCACGCTCAACGGCAAGGGCGCCCTGCCCGAATCCCACCCGCTGTCGCTGGGTTCGGACATCCGCCTGCCCGCCGCCCAAGAGCTTTGCGACGGCGCCGACGTGCTGCTCGTGGTCGGTTCCAAGGTGGGCGAGTCCGAGATGTGGGGCGGCAAGCTTGCACCCCGGGGCAAAGTCATCCGGCTGGACATCCTGCCGTCCCAGGCGGACAAGAACCTGGCCTCGGACGTCGCGCTCATCGGTGACGCCGCCGTCGTCGTCCCCCAACTCGTCGCGGAACTTGGTACGCAAACGCGGCCCCGGGCGGAGGTCGCCGCGCTCCGGGAAACCCTGCGCAACCAGGCCCGGGCGCTTTCCCCCGAGCTGAGCCGGATCGCCGAGGAAGCCGCCTCCGTGCTGCCCGCCAACACCATCGTGGGTGGCGACTCCTCGCAGATCACCTACCTGGGCACGGCGTCGTTCATCCCGCAGGAACTCCCGCACTCGTTCCTCTACACCCCCGCCTACGCGACGCTCGGCTACGGCCTGCCCGCCTCGATCGGGGCCAAGATCGCCGCCCCGGAACGCCCCGTGGTCTGCATCCTCGGCGACGGCGCGCTCATGTTCGCCGTGCAGGAAATGATGACCGCCGTGGAACAGCGGATCGACCTGGTGGTGGTGTGCGTGGACAACGGCGGCTACGCGGAAATCCGCGCCAATGAAACCGACCGCGGCATCACCCCCGTGGGCGTGGACCTGGTCCAGCCCGACTGGGCCGCCCTGGCCACCGCGTTCGGCGGAACGGGCCGGAAGGTTGCGAGCGCCACGGACTTCGCCCCGATGCTGGCACAGGCCATCGACGCCCGCGGGCTGCAGCTCCTCCACGTCCCGGTCGAGCTGTTCGCAGCCGCCACCACCGAGAACTAG
- a CDS encoding amidohydrolase: MRTLTSFDSRPFGHRPTIVTAETIRTMDPENPTAEAFLMVGPEIAAVGTLARCRAVAAEISRQEPDIRDFGDVTIVPGFIDAHAHPLMLGQMMSWVDCGPAKARSIPEIVALLKEAAAGIPNGLPVRGYGYEHRNLLEERHPTRFELDEVATDREVYLMNASGHGGVVNSFTFELHGVGRETPNPQGGEFFRDANGELTGELSDAACNILTGLEGVKIGHHGPNFHLADEPEEHLRQLGVAQENFLAGGVTSIGDCQVSRREFDMYLKLADANQLKVRVGMYLLSHLLDDALDMGLHGQFGNSRLSFAGIKFYADGTLGGWTAYFPDGYVGDPCRTGQLYHEPAAYKELIRKAHAVGLQTATHAQSPTALEMVIDAIESALAERPDADARHRIEHCGLPTSAQIQRMASAGIYPVNQPQHYYNWGEGVQQAIGTPGERFNPLGEFIEAGVPVTISSDAPVADPRPLEAIQAAVTRVTRNGHKLGPDNLRITAAQALAGHTINAAKTLGREADLGSLAAGKRADFAILSHDPLTHAPEHLAGITVLETWVDGSCQYTADPTVSGLMPVLDHATS, encoded by the coding sequence TTGCGTACCCTCACCAGTTTTGACAGCCGCCCGTTCGGCCACCGCCCCACCATCGTGACCGCGGAAACCATCCGCACCATGGATCCGGAGAACCCCACGGCCGAGGCCTTCCTCATGGTGGGCCCGGAAATTGCCGCCGTCGGCACCCTGGCCCGCTGCCGCGCAGTGGCCGCCGAAATCAGCCGGCAGGAGCCGGACATCCGCGACTTCGGCGACGTGACGATCGTCCCCGGCTTCATCGACGCGCACGCCCACCCGCTCATGCTCGGCCAGATGATGAGCTGGGTGGACTGCGGCCCGGCCAAGGCCCGGAGCATCCCGGAGATCGTGGCCCTGCTCAAGGAAGCGGCGGCCGGCATTCCGAACGGCCTGCCGGTTCGCGGCTACGGCTACGAACACCGCAACCTCCTCGAGGAACGCCACCCCACCCGCTTCGAATTGGATGAGGTGGCCACAGACCGCGAGGTCTACCTGATGAACGCCTCCGGACACGGCGGCGTGGTCAACTCCTTCACGTTCGAACTGCACGGCGTGGGCCGCGAAACACCCAACCCGCAGGGCGGCGAATTCTTCCGCGACGCCAACGGCGAGCTCACCGGCGAACTCTCCGACGCGGCCTGCAACATCCTGACCGGCCTGGAAGGGGTGAAGATCGGCCACCACGGCCCCAACTTCCACCTGGCCGACGAGCCCGAGGAACATCTGCGCCAGCTCGGCGTCGCCCAGGAGAACTTCCTGGCCGGCGGCGTGACCAGCATTGGTGACTGCCAGGTGTCCCGCCGCGAGTTCGACATGTACCTCAAGCTCGCGGACGCGAACCAGCTCAAGGTCAGGGTGGGCATGTACCTGCTCTCCCACCTGCTCGACGACGCCCTCGACATGGGGTTGCACGGCCAGTTCGGCAACTCCCGGCTGAGCTTCGCCGGCATCAAGTTCTACGCCGACGGCACCCTGGGCGGCTGGACCGCCTACTTCCCCGACGGCTATGTGGGCGACCCCTGCCGCACGGGCCAGCTCTACCACGAGCCGGCCGCGTACAAGGAGTTGATCCGCAAGGCGCACGCCGTAGGGCTCCAGACCGCCACCCACGCCCAGTCCCCGACCGCGCTGGAAATGGTCATCGACGCCATTGAATCGGCACTGGCCGAGCGGCCCGACGCCGACGCCCGGCACCGCATTGAACACTGCGGCCTGCCCACGTCCGCGCAGATCCAACGGATGGCGAGCGCCGGGATCTACCCGGTCAACCAGCCGCAGCACTACTACAACTGGGGCGAGGGCGTGCAGCAGGCCATCGGCACCCCGGGCGAGCGGTTCAACCCGCTCGGCGAATTCATCGAGGCCGGAGTCCCGGTGACCATCAGCTCGGATGCCCCCGTGGCCGATCCGCGCCCACTCGAGGCCATCCAGGCGGCCGTGACCCGGGTGACCCGCAACGGGCACAAGCTGGGCCCGGACAATCTGCGCATCACGGCCGCACAGGCCCTGGCCGGCCACACCATCAACGCGGCCAAGACACTGGGGCGCGAGGCCGACCTTGGCTCGCTGGCCGCCGGCAAGCGCGCCGATTTCGCCATCCTCAGCCACGACCCCCTCACGCACGCCCCGGAACACCTCGCCGGGATCACGGTCCTGGAAACCTGGGTGGACGGCAGCTGCCAATACACTGCGGACCCAACTGTTTCCGGCCTCATGCCCGTCCTCGACCACGCCACTTCCTGA
- a CDS encoding C-terminal binding protein, translating into MSTNTTTAQATLRAAYTDMDDVDFTAGAQLLRDAGFQVDYLDTTDPGQIVARGRDVTALLVGYATITADMMDAMPQLRIIALLSMGFNNIDVEAARDRGIWVTNIPGAATEEVATHALTLTLALTRVLPFYGASVRAGTWNDRDTIVPRRLSQATLGILGLGRIGTRFAEMASKVFGEIIGYDPVLPDTPETRERLAAAGIRRTTLEEVREHASVLSLHMPLTADTENMINAGFLAGMPQGSHLVNVSRGALVDPAALRAAVDSGHLAGAGLDVLDQEPPAADHPLLGHPRILVTPHIAYLSDFTEAEYVRQQAQNVASWHQAGRPDAPVVELR; encoded by the coding sequence ATGTCCACTAACACCACCACCGCCCAGGCCACCCTGCGCGCAGCCTACACCGACATGGACGACGTCGACTTCACCGCCGGCGCCCAACTCCTGCGGGACGCCGGTTTCCAGGTCGACTACCTGGACACGACTGACCCCGGGCAGATCGTGGCCCGGGGCCGGGACGTCACCGCCTTGCTGGTGGGCTACGCCACCATCACGGCCGACATGATGGATGCGATGCCACAGCTGCGCATCATCGCCCTGCTGTCGATGGGCTTCAACAACATCGACGTCGAAGCCGCCCGGGACCGCGGCATCTGGGTCACCAACATCCCGGGCGCGGCCACCGAAGAGGTCGCCACCCACGCCCTGACCCTGACCCTCGCGCTCACCCGGGTACTCCCGTTTTACGGCGCCAGCGTCCGGGCCGGGACCTGGAACGACCGCGACACGATCGTACCCCGCCGGCTCAGCCAGGCCACCCTCGGCATCCTGGGCCTGGGCCGGATCGGCACCCGCTTCGCCGAGATGGCGTCAAAGGTCTTTGGCGAAATCATCGGTTACGACCCCGTCCTGCCCGACACCCCGGAAACCCGGGAACGGCTGGCCGCCGCCGGGATCCGCCGCACCACCCTTGAAGAGGTGCGGGAGCACGCCAGCGTGCTGTCCCTGCACATGCCGTTGACGGCCGACACCGAGAACATGATCAACGCCGGCTTCCTCGCCGGGATGCCGCAGGGCTCCCACCTGGTCAACGTCAGCCGCGGCGCCCTCGTCGACCCGGCCGCACTCAGGGCCGCCGTCGACTCCGGCCACCTGGCCGGCGCCGGCCTCGACGTCCTGGACCAGGAACCACCCGCCGCGGACCATCCCTTGCTGGGCCATCCCCGCATCCTCGTGACACCGCACATCGCCTACTTGTCGGACTTCACCGAGGCCGAATACGTCCGCCAGCAAGCCCAAAACGTCGCAAGCTGGCACCAGGCCGGACGGCCCGATGCGCCCGTCGTAGAACTCCGCTAG
- a CDS encoding amino acid ABC transporter permease, translated as MLFDPNIFFAQLVSPDYMKGALLSVGVAVFSLILATVIGFFMAIARTSGKQYLQAPAHLYVWFFRAIPALLVLLIMWNALPQLIPALRADWFSPFLAASVGLGLVEAAFMSEIIRSALLSVDDGQALAGRALGMSPVKVMVKVVLPQAIRIALPPTGNEFIGLVKYSSLASVISLRELLTTAQVGVNITFRYAEYYAAAIVYYLVIVSVLSILQSLLEKKFAWTSKTAKTKKSDDVVLEASKAGI; from the coding sequence ATGCTTTTTGATCCCAATATCTTCTTCGCCCAGCTGGTCAGCCCCGACTACATGAAGGGCGCCCTCCTGTCGGTGGGGGTGGCCGTCTTCTCCCTGATCCTGGCCACCGTGATCGGCTTCTTCATGGCCATCGCCCGCACCTCCGGCAAACAGTACCTGCAGGCCCCGGCCCACCTGTACGTGTGGTTCTTCCGGGCCATCCCGGCCCTGCTGGTGCTGCTGATCATGTGGAACGCGCTCCCGCAGCTCATCCCCGCCCTGCGCGCCGACTGGTTCTCGCCGTTCCTGGCCGCCTCGGTCGGCCTGGGGCTGGTGGAGGCCGCGTTCATGTCGGAAATCATCCGCTCCGCGCTCTTGAGCGTCGACGACGGCCAGGCCCTGGCCGGACGCGCCCTGGGGATGTCGCCCGTAAAGGTCATGGTCAAGGTGGTCCTGCCGCAGGCCATCCGGATCGCCCTGCCGCCCACCGGCAACGAGTTCATCGGCCTGGTCAAGTACTCCTCGCTGGCCTCGGTCATCTCGCTGCGGGAATTGCTCACGACGGCCCAGGTGGGCGTGAACATCACGTTCCGTTACGCCGAGTACTACGCGGCCGCCATCGTCTACTACCTGGTCATCGTCTCGGTCCTGTCGATCCTGCAGAGCCTGTTGGAGAAGAAGTTCGCCTGGACGTCCAAAACGGCCAAGACCAAGAAGAGCGACGACGTCGTCCTCGAAGCCAGCAAGGCAGGCATCTGA
- a CDS encoding amidohydrolase — translation MSATEHDEKTATAGLSKAGLGAAAKATAQQWIEDNMGRLSLWHRHIWELAEPAWREYKSAQWYVELLRAEGFTVEAGSGDMPTAFSAEWSQGSGGPVLLTYAEYDAVPGNCQSAGTEAAPREGLSPYAPGHTDPHSALGISTLAGLLGAKHAMTVHGIDGTLKYTGEPAEKVQGSKVVHGLRGYYDGVDAIVSFHPFYMLPLCNTARWDTQCGSYYSKVYTFVCDEPETWQLNANPNSPIPASHSAARAPGANVALMAMYTNSRIMQDAMLPSFGGWSLSDAIFTQGQATADNLPARIAQIQYSWRCPTLEMAEHVLTVLDRNAEHAAAMAHCSLETTWVARNRPGRTNHVLAQALYDNLESVGAPQYGPAAIAAAQDIQRTLGLDPMEKPFLDECERLISPQDAEAALREHLAPWQKNWTSDDYVEMTHYAPTVRFYVSRPALKPAPGQGAYPGWVMNALGGIAETIDPTIEVAGKTIAGTFTDLLTSPDVLAAAKSEFDERVRADPMQALLPADFMPPTEFAWPDYSAAPDGGRVWYPKAARP, via the coding sequence ATGTCCGCCACGGAACACGACGAGAAGACCGCCACGGCAGGGCTGTCCAAGGCTGGGCTGGGCGCGGCCGCCAAGGCCACCGCGCAGCAGTGGATCGAAGACAATATGGGCCGGCTGTCGCTGTGGCACCGGCACATTTGGGAGCTCGCCGAACCGGCCTGGCGCGAATACAAATCCGCCCAATGGTACGTGGAGCTGCTGCGCGCCGAGGGCTTCACGGTGGAGGCCGGCAGTGGCGACATGCCCACCGCCTTCAGCGCCGAATGGTCGCAGGGATCCGGCGGTCCGGTCCTGCTGACGTATGCCGAATACGACGCCGTACCCGGCAACTGCCAGTCGGCCGGCACCGAGGCGGCGCCCCGCGAGGGCTTGAGCCCCTACGCGCCCGGCCACACGGATCCGCACTCCGCGCTGGGCATCTCCACGCTGGCCGGGCTGCTCGGCGCCAAGCACGCCATGACGGTGCACGGCATCGACGGGACGCTCAAATACACGGGCGAGCCGGCCGAAAAAGTGCAGGGCTCCAAGGTGGTCCACGGCCTGCGCGGCTACTACGACGGCGTCGACGCGATCGTGAGCTTCCACCCGTTCTACATGCTGCCGCTGTGCAACACGGCCCGCTGGGACACCCAATGCGGCAGCTACTACAGCAAGGTCTACACGTTCGTCTGCGACGAACCGGAGACCTGGCAGTTGAACGCGAACCCGAACTCGCCCATCCCGGCGTCACACTCCGCGGCCCGGGCCCCGGGGGCGAACGTGGCTCTCATGGCCATGTACACGAACTCGCGCATCATGCAGGACGCCATGCTGCCCAGCTTTGGCGGCTGGAGCCTCTCCGATGCCATCTTCACCCAGGGCCAGGCCACGGCGGACAACCTGCCGGCCCGGATCGCGCAAATCCAGTATTCGTGGCGCTGCCCCACCCTGGAAATGGCAGAGCACGTGCTCACCGTGCTGGACCGCAACGCCGAACACGCCGCCGCCATGGCGCACTGTTCGCTGGAGACCACGTGGGTGGCCCGCAACCGACCGGGACGCACCAACCACGTGCTCGCCCAGGCCCTGTACGACAACCTCGAATCCGTGGGGGCGCCGCAGTACGGGCCCGCAGCGATTGCGGCCGCACAGGACATCCAACGCACCCTCGGCCTGGATCCGATGGAGAAGCCGTTCCTGGACGAGTGCGAACGGCTCATCAGCCCGCAGGATGCCGAGGCCGCCCTGCGCGAACACCTGGCCCCGTGGCAAAAGAACTGGACCAGCGACGACTACGTGGAAATGACCCACTACGCGCCCACCGTCCGTTTCTACGTCTCCCGGCCGGCCCTGAAACCGGCCCCCGGACAGGGCGCCTACCCCGGCTGGGTCATGAACGCCCTGGGTGGGATCGCGGAAACCATCGACCCCACCATCGAGGTGGCCGGCAAGACGATCGCCGGGACGTTCACGGACCTGCTCACGAGCCCGGACGTCCTGGCCGCCGCGAAGTCCGAGTTCGACGAACGCGTACGGGCGGATCCCATGCAAGCACTGTTGCCGGCGGACTTCATGCCGCCCACCGAGTTCGCCTGGCCGGACTATTCCGCCGCTCCCGACGGCGGGCGGGTCTGGTATCCGAAGGCCGCCCGGCCCTAG